The Hydrogenoanaerobacterium saccharovorans genome contains the following window.
CGTGTGCTTGCGTATTTTGACGGTGAGGGCTTTTCGCGCGGTGCCATCATTGGTTTGCTGTAGGAAGTGAGGTGACAGCATGGTTGCGAAGTTCGGCAGCAAAAACTTTACGGTGAGCCGCCAAAAAATCTATACATTTGACGGCTTTACTTTGAGCAGCAAGCTTGAAACCGACAAGCAAAACGCCACGGGCAAAAAACCAACAACCGCCATCAAGGGTGCGGGGCTTAACACAATAAAAATTACGCTGCTGTTGCACCGCGAGCTTGGTGTTCATCCGCGCAAAGAAATTGAGGACTGGGAGAAAATCAAAGATGCTGCGGTACCGAATGCCTTTATCCTCGGTGCGAACCCGATGGGGCTCAACAAGTACCTGGTTACCGACTGCAGCGCATCCAAAACGGTGATTGACGGCAATGGTGAAATCAACTCGGCAGAATTATCACTCACGTTTGAGGAATATCTGCCCGCGGGCAAACAGGTGAAATCCGC
Protein-coding sequences here:
- a CDS encoding phage tail protein gives rise to the protein MVAKFGSKNFTVSRQKIYTFDGFTLSSKLETDKQNATGKKPTTAIKGAGLNTIKITLLLHRELGVHPRKEIEDWEKIKDAAVPNAFILGANPMGLNKYLVTDCSASKTVIDGNGEINSAELSLTFEEYLPAGKQVKSAAAGANGNTRAAGLTVQNAYSVVTPTPQEKSQLKRKNAGM